Proteins encoded together in one Kutzneria kofuensis window:
- a CDS encoding M1 family metallopeptidase: MRVRKVASLLAVAALCVACSPATKSAEDGVQGTAGARTAGDPYYPTSGNGGYNASNYVVAITYDPNSHHLDGDTTITAKAEQSLSEFSLDLADLDVRTVTVDGRAADVDHSDGKLVITPAEGIAEGSTFTVEVQYGGEPNPVKSKKLGSEGWQISSSGGAFAAGEPHSAATWYPVNDTPTDKAAFHLAARVPDGWSVISNGLPGRNESKDGWTTFRWDEPDPIASYLTTVGIDHWTMVNGKLTDGTPVVSAFAPGTDDKKALEARLPEILDFLSSKFGKYPQDAAGGIFLADKIDFSLETQTRPTYAKWTDLSTIVHENAHQWWGDSVSVRQWKDVCLNECLASYAQWLWAEAKEGANLDDTYRKAVQKGQQVFGGKLYDMGAGNEFGAVYSKGPMAMHALRRTIGDDAFFQVLKTWPALHRDGNASWPEFESYVTQVSGKDLRGFFDAWFRGTTQPADQYLWPGSLKP, translated from the coding sequence ATGCGGGTTCGGAAGGTGGCGTCGCTGCTGGCGGTCGCGGCGTTGTGCGTGGCCTGCAGCCCGGCGACGAAGTCGGCCGAGGACGGCGTCCAGGGCACGGCGGGTGCCCGGACCGCGGGCGATCCGTACTACCCGACCAGCGGAAACGGCGGCTACAACGCGTCGAACTACGTCGTGGCGATCACGTACGACCCGAACTCGCACCACCTGGACGGCGACACGACGATCACGGCCAAGGCCGAGCAGTCGCTCAGCGAGTTCAGCCTCGACCTGGCCGACCTCGACGTCCGCACGGTGACGGTGGACGGCCGGGCGGCCGACGTGGACCACAGCGACGGCAAGCTGGTGATCACGCCGGCGGAGGGCATCGCCGAGGGCAGCACCTTCACGGTCGAGGTGCAGTACGGCGGTGAGCCGAACCCGGTGAAGTCGAAGAAGCTGGGGTCGGAGGGCTGGCAGATCTCCAGCAGCGGCGGCGCGTTCGCGGCGGGCGAGCCGCATTCGGCGGCCACCTGGTACCCGGTCAACGACACGCCGACCGACAAGGCGGCGTTCCACCTGGCGGCGCGGGTGCCGGACGGCTGGAGCGTGATCTCCAACGGCCTGCCCGGCCGCAACGAGTCCAAGGACGGCTGGACGACGTTCCGGTGGGACGAGCCGGACCCGATCGCGTCCTACCTGACCACGGTCGGCATCGACCACTGGACGATGGTCAACGGCAAGCTGACCGACGGCACGCCGGTGGTGTCGGCGTTCGCCCCGGGCACCGACGACAAGAAGGCGCTGGAGGCCCGGCTGCCGGAGATCCTGGACTTCCTGTCGTCCAAGTTCGGCAAGTACCCGCAGGACGCCGCCGGCGGCATCTTCCTCGCCGACAAGATCGACTTTTCCTTGGAGACGCAGACCCGGCCCACCTACGCGAAGTGGACCGACCTGAGCACGATCGTGCACGAGAACGCCCACCAGTGGTGGGGCGACTCGGTGTCGGTGCGGCAGTGGAAGGACGTCTGCCTCAACGAGTGCCTGGCCAGCTACGCGCAATGGCTGTGGGCCGAGGCCAAGGAGGGCGCGAACCTCGACGACACGTACCGCAAGGCCGTGCAGAAGGGCCAGCAGGTCTTCGGCGGCAAGCTCTACGACATGGGGGCCGGCAACGAGTTCGGCGCCGTCTACAGCAAGGGCCCGATGGCCATGCACGCCCTGCGCCGCACCATTGGCGACGACGCCTTCTTCCAGGTCCTCAAGACCTGGCCGGCGCTGCACCGCGACGGCAACGCCAGCTGGCCCGAGTTCGAGTCGTACGTCACGCAGGTCAGCGGCAAGGACCTGCGCGGCTTCTTCGACGCCTGGTTCCGCGGCACCACTCAGCCCGCCGACCAGTACCTCTGGCCGGGCAGCCTCAAGCCGTGA
- a CDS encoding endonuclease/exonuclease/phosphatase family protein, translated as MASSVRTRATRLPARLDEGRRRVGGAPLTFLLSLLTAAVIAMVALRLLGIDGDHVMVVLLAGTPYAAGGGALLVLFAMLFRRWAVAVVALAFTACLIAAVAPRAFTAPRPLGTGPAVRVLSLDLAQGRANAAAVVSLVRDQHVDVVAFQELTPESVAALNAAGLQTEMPNQLFQPGDGPVGSGIASRYPLQAVPVVVPTTFPQVTAQVSLPQGRAIQVQSVHVRPPTDDNTTDTWKRELDALPDPVDGVPPMVLAGDFNATLDHAGLRSALVSGFVDAASQAGAGLQPTWPTDGSLPPLLPIDHVLVDKRCPVDSFATFDVPGGDHKAVLTQFVTA; from the coding sequence GTGGCCAGCAGTGTGCGAACCCGCGCGACCCGGCTGCCCGCCCGTCTGGACGAGGGCCGGCGGCGGGTGGGCGGCGCGCCGCTGACATTCCTGCTCTCCCTGCTGACCGCCGCCGTCATTGCCATGGTCGCGCTGCGCCTGCTCGGCATCGACGGCGACCACGTGATGGTGGTGTTGCTGGCCGGGACCCCGTACGCCGCCGGCGGCGGGGCGCTGCTCGTGTTGTTCGCCATGTTGTTCCGGCGGTGGGCTGTCGCCGTGGTGGCGCTGGCCTTCACCGCCTGCCTGATCGCCGCCGTCGCCCCGCGGGCGTTCACCGCGCCCCGGCCGCTCGGCACCGGTCCGGCCGTCCGGGTGCTCAGCCTCGACCTGGCCCAGGGCAGGGCCAACGCCGCTGCCGTCGTCTCGCTGGTCAGGGATCAGCACGTCGACGTCGTGGCGTTCCAGGAACTCACCCCGGAGTCCGTCGCCGCACTGAACGCCGCCGGGCTCCAGACCGAGATGCCCAACCAGCTCTTCCAGCCCGGCGACGGGCCCGTCGGTTCCGGCATCGCCTCCCGGTACCCGCTGCAGGCCGTGCCGGTTGTCGTGCCGACGACGTTTCCGCAGGTGACCGCCCAGGTGTCGCTGCCGCAGGGTCGGGCCATCCAGGTGCAGTCCGTACACGTGCGGCCGCCGACCGACGACAACACCACCGACACGTGGAAGCGGGAGCTGGACGCGCTGCCCGACCCCGTCGACGGGGTGCCGCCGATGGTGCTGGCCGGCGACTTCAATGCCACCCTCGACCACGCCGGGCTGCGGTCCGCGCTGGTCAGCGGCTTCGTCGACGCCGCATCCCAGGCCGGCGCCGGCCTGCAGCCCACCTGGCCCACCGACGGCAGCCTGCCGCCGCTGCTGCCGATCGACCACGTGCTGGTGGACAAGCGCTGTCCCGTGGACTCGTTCGCCACCTTCGACGTGCCCGGCGGCGATCACAAGGCCGTGCTGACCCAGTTCGTCACGGCTTGA
- a CDS encoding alpha/beta fold hydrolase — MFDVVEFGGSGPGILLLHGLMGRATTWWPVARWLVRYGRVVGLDARGHGRNTRRGGDWRTEDFALDAAETIRRLDLGPSVVIGHSMGGLHALVLAALEPDLVRGVVVEDFAPDQRGRTVEPWRAEFSRWPVPFQSLAHVRSFFGPVGDYFVECFEERPDGYHLIADIEDLYRIAAEWGRRDYWPFVDRVRAPLLVIEAEHTLMPPDQQAAMAARVADGRHIVVEGAGHLVQLSAPGVYRGAVEAFLSELLNG; from the coding sequence GTGTTCGATGTCGTCGAGTTCGGCGGCTCCGGCCCCGGGATCCTGTTGCTGCACGGGCTGATGGGCCGGGCCACCACCTGGTGGCCGGTCGCCCGGTGGCTGGTCCGGTACGGGCGGGTGGTCGGTCTCGATGCGCGGGGACACGGTCGTAATACGCGTCGCGGCGGCGATTGGCGCACCGAGGACTTCGCCCTCGACGCCGCCGAGACGATCCGCCGCCTCGACCTCGGCCCGTCGGTCGTCATCGGCCACTCCATGGGCGGCCTGCACGCCCTGGTCCTGGCCGCTCTCGAACCCGACCTCGTGCGGGGCGTGGTCGTCGAGGACTTCGCCCCCGACCAGCGCGGCCGCACCGTCGAGCCCTGGCGGGCCGAGTTCTCCCGCTGGCCCGTGCCATTCCAGTCCTTGGCGCACGTCCGCAGCTTCTTCGGCCCGGTCGGCGACTACTTCGTCGAGTGCTTCGAGGAACGTCCCGACGGCTACCACCTCATCGCCGACATCGAGGACCTCTACCGCATCGCCGCCGAATGGGGCCGGCGCGACTACTGGCCCTTCGTCGATCGCGTCCGGGCCCCGCTGCTGGTCATCGAGGCCGAGCACACCTTGATGCCGCCGGACCAGCAAGCCGCCATGGCCGCCCGGGTTGCCGACGGCCGGCACATCGTCGTCGAAGGCGCCGGCCACCTGGTCCAGCTCAGCGCCCCCGGCGTCTACCGCGGCGCCGTGGAGGCCTTCCTGTCCGAGCTGCTCAACGGCTGA